The stretch of DNA cgagaagagaccatcacggtaacacacgcggttgatgtattttaattaaggtcaacttcaggttttctacaaccggacattaacaaattcccatctgcccataaccgtgggcacggctttcgaaagttcaaaaccctgcaggggtgtcccaacttagcccatcacaagctctcacagtcaatgaaggatattccttctagcggaagacccgatcagactcggaatcccggttacaagacatcctcgacaatggtaaaacaagtccagcaagaccacccgctgtgccgacaaatcccgataggagctacacatatctcgttctcagggcacaccggataagctaagcgtacgggagccaacgtaacccaagttgccaagggacgtccccgcacggtgctctgggttggaccaacacttagacaagcactggcccggaggtttagaaaataaagatgaccctcgggatgcgcgactcccaagggaaaaggctaggtggcaaatggtaaaaccaaggttgggccttgctggaagagttttattcaaagcgaactgtcaagggattcccattataacccagccgcgtaagaaacgcaaaattcaggaacataacaccgatatgacggaaattagggtggcaagagtggaacaaaacaccaggcataaggccgagccttccaccctttaccaagtatatagatgcattaattaaataagagatattgtgatatcccaacaaaatatccatgttccaacaaggaacaaacttcaatcttcacctgcaactaacaacgctataagaggggctgagcaaagcggtaacatagccaaacaacggtttgctagaacaaggtgggttagaggcttggcttagcaacatgggaggcatgataagcaagtggtaggtatcgcaacacgggcatagcaaaagagcgagcaactagcaagcaaagatagaagtgatttcgagggtatggtcatcttgcctgaaatcccgcaaggaagaagaacgagtccatgaagaagacaaacgggcgtagtcgaacgggtcctcacaaatgcgacgttaccggattaccgagaagtacgccggaaagaaagcaaacaacatagtaaacaaccactacaacaacatggcatgatgcacaacaagtatgatgcatgtccggtttaatgaagcatggcatggcaaagtgcacaaacaatcctacaaattaagtggagctcaatatgcaactccgttgcatattgacgaaacaccacgtgacttatttagttcgatcttgtttatgtacccaacaattttaaatgttgttaaacatggcaagagggtgaagcaaagtaaactacctatctagtcaagtttaaatgaggccggaagcaatgaacaacaattccggaaactcctcatgagcatattatagatttggtactgttctgccctaaacattattttagagttgttaaacatgcaagatgagtgcaccatgttaaactaggcatttttctaccccatttacatataaagattatttaattcggagctacggttatttagttatgaaataaagcattttagcaagttatttaaacaaatttaaacaaacaacattttaaacattttaaacatggatgaaacttggatattgtgaaactagataaaattctagtcaagttacatatataaattatatagatccgatgcacggttgagaagttattaaatgcatgaagctTAGGGGATTTCCTGCAAAACTGCAGTCTCTGGATAATTAGCAAAATCGCATAACAGGAAAAAAAACCTATCGGGCCGAATCTGGTCAGCCCAACAGCAGGGAAAAAAAGAGGGGCGTCGGCggggtggcctcaccatgggctcgGCCCGGTCAGTGAGGGAGGTTGGCGGCGGCCTAGCGGGCAGGCCGGCGCGAGGCCCATCTAGCGCACGCCAGGGAGCGGTACAGCGCTGCCcatctccgttcaataaccaatagcggaacctgtatgctcatattggctcctacatattctacgaagatctttatcggtcaaaccgcataacaacatacattgttccctttgtcatcgatatgttacttgcccgatattcgatcgtcggtatcatcatacctagttcaatctcattaccggcaaggtTTATAGTACCATAATGCACCATCCCGTGACTACTCATTAGTCACGTTGCTTGCAaggtttatagtgatgtgcattaccgagagggccagagatacttcttcgatacacggagtgacaaattctaatctcgatctatgccaacccaacaaacacctttggagacatctgtagagcatctttatattcatccagttacgttgtgaggtttgatagcacacaaggtgttcctccggtattcaggagtcgcataatctcatagtcagaggaacatgtataagtcatgatgaaagcaatagcaataaacctaaacaatcattatgctaagctaacggatgggtcttgtacatcacatcattctctaatgatgtgatcccgttcatcaaatgacaacacatgtctatggtcaggaaacataatcatctttgattaacgagctagtcaagtagaggcatactggggacactctgttttgtctatgtattcacacatgtactaagttttcggttagtacaattctagcatgaataataaacatttatcatgatataaggaaatataaataacaactttattattgcctctagggcatatttccttcacatacaTGATTCCGTCGAGAAGGAGACAGTGGACATGAAGTTCATCAGGACCAGCGAGCAAAAGGCGGACATCCTAACCGAGGTCCTTGGTCGTGTTTGTTTCCGGGAGTTGCGCCACAAGGTGGGAATCATCAAAATCAAGCCCCTTTTTTGACAAGGTTGAGAGGGAGATTGTTGAACAAAACTTGTCTTCAAAAAAGGCAGGTCGATAGCTGCGGCGGGTGCATGCCTTGCTTGTCGAGGTACTAGTAAAAAGGAAACCTACTATTGTAAGTAGACAGGTTTTACTCACCATGTTTTGTTCGTTTTTCTTTTTATCTCCTTTTTTTCATTtatgttttttctttttttactttctattatttatttttactttagtTTTTAGGGGTTTAAAAAATATTTTTAAAAAGTTCATATTTGACAAAAAATTAGTTTTAAAAACGTACAAGTTTTGAAAATGTtcagattttttttttgaaatatattCTTTTTAAGCTAGACATAGGGACGCGGGACGCCCTCCACCGCTGAAGGCGGCATGTAGGAGCACCTGGGCCAcggccttcttgccatgctcGGCCGGGCCGAGCCAATCTCTCCGCTTCTTCTGTAACTGGCTAACTGCGACCAGAAGAAATTCCCCATCGCAAGACCTAACTATTTTCCTCACTCCTCAGTGGATCCATATCGATCGAGTTCGCGGCCGCTGCTCGTCGCGTCAATTGCTTCCGGATCGAGCGCGTTCGCCTCCGGACCACGCGCCAATTGCTTCCAGCTCGAGCTCCCCTCCTAGCCTGGGCGCGGACGCGCCGAGCTGCTGTTTCCCTTCACGCCGTAAtcgttctctctctctctctctctctctctctctctctagcaATTTAATTGTGCTCTGTGTATTTCTCCTGACTGTCAATTTTAGGCGGTCACTGGGCACTGAAGACGGTTTGTTTTCCTCTTTTAAGAGAGCTGTACCTATTTATTTTGATTTGAGATCGATTCAGTATTTTAGTGTTCCAATCCCCCTCGCTTGCATTGCGTCGGTGGTGTCGATAAGGAGAGTAGCTGGACGCTACTGCCGGCACCCTGGCCAGTGCTTTGGAATAACATTCAGATGATAGAGTACTAGTAATAAGTAGAGTATGCCTTTTGTGTTTCTGCGTAATTGTAGGTCTTATACAGACAACGAAATAGACCAACTGTTGTAAGTAGGAGCACCACCTCTAAACTATCGCAATGCCCATAGAGGCGGTTTTTCCTCTTGGGCGCTAAAGCTCGCCGTTTCTTTCTTTTCAGTTGACAGAGCACGATGCCGGACAGGAGCGGCGCGACCCTGTTTGAGGACCTGCCTGCGGAGATGATCGACAAGATACTCACTCAGTTGCCGTCCAAGGATCTCGGCCGCTGTCGTGCCGTCAGCACGTCGTTGCACAGTGCCACCTCCACGTCTGAATTCATGCTCGAACACCACCGCTGCCAGCCGTCACGTCCCATCATCGACGGAAGACCACGGCCCAGCGGCCTTGTCGTCTTCCGTGACGCTGGCGCCCCTCAACAGCTCTGGACCTTCGTCTGGGACCCCGAAATCTCTTCGAAGGAACTCCTCCACGGTGCCTGTGATGGCTTCCTCATCGTCTCCCGAGGACTCCGATTTTACATCTGCAACCCAGCCATCAGCAAGCATGCTCCCCTACCGCTTCCTCAGGTTGGACCAGAGAACTACAACTCTGTGATCGGTTTCTACCGGCACGATCCCACTGGAGAGTACAGGGTGCTCTGGGTCTCGCACTCACAGCCAGGGTCACAATCTAAACCCAGTTTATACATCATTACAGTGGGATCCAACAAGCCAAGGCAGGTCAGAGTGAGAATGCCAGCAGTTTTGCCACCTTCCGCGGAACAGAAATTACTAAATGATCTGCGCTCTTGGTCCTATTATGCACCATCAGTCCACCATTGTGGCGGCCTGCACTGGTGTCCTTATGGCGCCAGCGACATTTGGGCCTGCGGTGCAGACATTATTGTGTTTGACACACAAGCCGAGACATTCCGGTGCATCCGCAGTCCCGCCCAGTCGTGCCCTAATAGGAAGTTGTTCCACATGGAGGGGACCCTTGCTTTATGGGGCGCCAGCTCGACACGTAGTTTTACCATTATGGATGTCTGGGTGATGCAGGATTACAAGGCTCAAATATGGGCTTTCAAGTACCGGATTGACCTATCAATGGTGGAGGCATCACGGCAGCTCTATTTAACTACTTTGAAAAAGAAAAAGATAAGGCAAACACCACTTGATTCAACGGTTGAAGAGTTCAATGATATGACTGTGCTCAACGAGCGTGAGCTGCTGATCAAGTTTAATAAGAAACATGTGCTACACTGGGACATTGATGGCAAGTTCCTAGGTATTGTGAACATTGGAAAGAGTCAATATTGTATGGCGCTTACTCAGTGCCGCCTCCAAGAGAGCGTTATTCCAATTCCGTCCCACGGGATGCAAGGAGAAGATGAGGAACCTCTATTCTCCACAGAGCATGTCTGAATGTTCAAGACTCTTGTTTGCTTTGCCCTTTGGATTCAGAGGGTGTCTTCTGTTTCTGCTAGTACTACCAGTAGAATATGTCAGTTTGGATGGTCGCCATAGCTCTTACTTATAATGATGTGTTGAACGTCTTGTTAATGTTCTGAAATATGGGGTATTGATCTATGATATTAAAACTTTATTATTGTTCCTCTCCGCCTCTCAAATTTACTCTATTTTTGGGATGGTTCAGATGCACTCTCTTGGGCCATGCTCTTTGAGCGAAGAAATTTTTAGCTGTTGAAATGTTATTCTGTGTCTCTTCCATTGGCTGTTGAGAAGAGATCATTGTTCCAATTCTTTGTCATGAGATTCAAGAAGAAGACGAGGGAGTCTTCCTTCTCGACATGGTATGTCTGAATGGTCAAGACTCTTGGTCCGGCATGCCTTTGGATTGACAACATATCTTTTGTTCTCAGCTCTTCTTACTTATTAGTACTACCACATGAACATTTTATTTTGGATGGTTACGCTCACACCTGGGATCTCATCATTTGGTGCTTGCTTATTATCATGTATTGGTCATCTTGTTAATGTTCTGAACTGTGGAGTACCAATCTATGACATTAGAACTTTGTTAATGTTCCTCCTCGCCTCCGAAAGTTCACTTTAATTTCAGCATGCTTACGATGCACgaatggtcttcaagcaaaggcaTTTCAAATTTTTGAAATGTTATTCTGGTGTCTTCCATAGGCTGTTTCTTCGGTCTCTGCTTCCTGGTGTGTAATTTGGTCGTAACTTGTAAGTTTCACTAGGCGGCACCTACTCTTTGTGTGAAACATACTGCGTTGGGTATACTTTTTGTGGCTGTTTGTAGTGGGTTTTAGGTATTTTGGTTATAAACGAGTTGAACTATGTGCTCTCCTGGAGCAAGGTAAATTTGACTTTCAGCTCCCATTGTTAAGAAGCAAGAATGTACTCTAACTGTTCTGATGAGAGATAGAACTTTGTTAATGTTCCTCCTCGCCTCCGAAAGTTTACTTTAATTTCAGCATGCTTACGATGCACgaatggtcttcaagcaaaggcaTTTCAAATTTTTGAAATGTTATTCTGGTGTCTTCCATAGGCTGTTTCTTCGGTCTCTGCTTCCTGGTGTGTAATTTGGTCGTAACTTGTAAGTTTCACTAGGCGGCACCTACTCTTTGTGTGAAACATACTGCGTTGGGTATACTTTTTGTGGCTGTTTGTAGTGGGTTTTAGGTATTTTGGTTATAAACGAGTTGAACTATGTGCTCTCCTGGAGCAAGGTAAATTTGACTTTCAGCTCCCATTGTTAAGAAGCAAGAATGTACTCTAACTGTTCTGATGAGAGATTCGTTCTTGCTTGTGTTATTTTTTGAGTGAATGCCAGAGTGTCTGACAGTGACATAGTCTGGCATTTCATTAGATGTTAGTTATTGTGTTTCTAGTTCTTAAAATTGCCTGTTTGCTCCTGCTTCATGCACAAGAGAAGCGTGGCGCAGATGTCGTCGACGTGCACTAGCGGCACCGATCCCAGGATCCTCGGCAGCGAGAAGTAGGGATCTTTCTTGGTCACCGGCGCCACCGCGCTCTCCACTGTCTCTCATACCTGGCCGAGGACCGTGTCACCCGCGACGAGGCTGCAGGGCAGCGTGACCACCTCGAACGCAGGGCTCTCGCCGTCGTTGTAGCGCAGAAGCTCCTTCTCTGACAGGAGCTTTGCCTCTATGTGCCTCTGCAGATGGTCCACTGAACACTGTCACTCTGATGATGTGTTGTCATGCAGGGTGAGCACCAAGATTGCCATTTTGCATTTGAGGTTCAGAATTCAGGCCCGGCCTCTGGCCTTTTACTTGGTGTTGTAAAACTTGGGGCTTGCCCCGCTGGTTATATCTATAAAGATTCAGGTGGGGAAGTTCTTTGTGAGACCATCCTAACAGCAACACAGGTATTTCCTGTGCACTTTATCTTCACTTTTGCGCACACATGAACAACTTCACGGTTGGTCATCCTCAAATTACCTCAGGGTAAGCACGCTTATTATGGAAATTCTTTGGAGGTGAGCTTCCAGGAAAGAAAAATTGTGCATTTTGTTTATACAAGTAGTCTATCATTCCTATTAAGCAATGATATTACAatacaccccccccccccccccccacacacacacaaggatCTGACGTCCTCGGCGACCCAGCGGGAACATTCCCTCTTGGCACACGGTTGTACGTGCAGTGTCGACAGATGTGCCATGACTTGTGGTATGGCGTGCCACACGCGCCATACACCTCATGTGCACACACATGACCCGCACACGTCTATTTAACCGTGAGGGTCATCTTTGATACCATTCTGTAACGCTTTAGCCATAGTCATCGGTTCTAGATCATCATGCCTGGCTACCACCTAGGATCTAAATTGGACCCATATACCAACATTGGTCTTTCCTGCACACCTTTTCCTCATTCGTGCACAATTACAAGCAATTTCTGACCACGCTTAACATGGAGGTTCTTAGGAGGCAAGCCATCGGAAAAGATGGTGCACCTTACttatatgagtagtctatcattcTATTAAGCCGGGATGCCACATATCTTGACTTGCATATTGGTGTTCCAGACATGAATGAGATTGTCTTTGCATATTGGCCTTCTTCAGGCGGATCTAGGGAATGTCGACAAACTGAACCCAGACCACATGTGGGTAAGACCTAGCTCGTACCTCGAAACCTAGTGGAGGAAGAGCCACCAGCGGCGGTAGGGGGAATGGGGCGGCGACAGGTGAAGAGGCATGGGTGGGTGTCGACGGTAGGTCTAGGGCACATGTGTGTGGGTCCTTTGGGTGCAGGTTGGTATGTCAGGGAAGAGGGGTTGGATGAGTCAAATAAAAAAATCAAGAATACGCACGAGTGTGTGTATCATCTATTAAAGAGAGAATGGGCTAGAAAGCCATTTCAAACTCCACACAAGGATTACCAACGTGTCAAGGACGCGCTCACCAACATGGTGTTGGTATGAAGTATTACATAACAAGATGCCCACTCAACGCATCTAGAAAGGATACACACAGATTGTCCCTGAGGAGGCCGACAGATACCCAAGCAGTCCCCTCATTTTTCATGTCGGAGATCGTCTTCATGGCCGAGGGGGTTGCACCATCGAGTACCGCAACATTGCAGTGTTTCTAGATCTCTCAGAAAACCATTGTTACGATGGATCTGATATTGCATCATTCTGTCTGAGGTGCAACTTTGGAAGTACACCAATTGAGTAAGTTGTCATTAGTCGTAGGTTTCCAATCGGACTTGCCCCAAGCGGATAGGGTAGCATACTAGCATGCCATACCTGGTCATGACACATGTGATGAGTAAGTGATTGATGGTCTCTTGTTCCTGATCGTATATTGGGCACAAAGCTTGGTGTGGTAGTCCACAACGCGCAAATCTGTCGGAGGTCCAATAGCGATTTCGCGTGGCTAACCAGGTTCGTGGGCAGAAGTGGTACCCGTCATGGAATTCACATGAAAAGTCACGTGCTCGGCTACCTGCGGAATTCACATGGAAGTCAGCTGTGGAAGACTTGACCTTCATCAAGCCCTTCCACAATGGTGAGTCAGTAGGCTTCACATCAACTTGCGATATCGTTTTCGAATGCAGGTATTTGTTGTGCAATAATTTGTGCCAAACACCTTCCTCATTGAGTATCTTA from Triticum urartu cultivar G1812 chromosome 3, Tu2.1, whole genome shotgun sequence encodes:
- the LOC125542735 gene encoding F-box protein At5g18160-like, which gives rise to MPDRSGATLFEDLPAEMIDKILTQLPSKDLGRCRAVSTSLHSATSTSEFMLEHHRCQPSRPIIDGRPRPSGLVVFRDAGAPQQLWTFVWDPEISSKELLHGACDGFLIVSRGLRFYICNPAISKHAPLPLPQVGPENYNSVIGFYRHDPTGEYRVLWVSHSQPGSQSKPSLYIITVGSNKPRQVRVRMPAVLPPSAEQKLLNDLRSWSYYAPSVHHCGGLHWCPYGASDIWACGADIIVFDTQAETFRCIRSPAQSCPNRKLFHMEGTLALWGASSTRSFTIMDVWVMQDYKAQIWAFKYRIDLSMVEASRQLYLTTLKKKKIRQTPLDSTVEEFNDMTVLNERELLIKFNKKHVLHWDIDGKFLGIVNIGKSQYCMALTQCRLQESVIPIPSHGMQGEDEEPLFSTEHV